CCTCCTACCCATggataaaaaaatcaaacactcaAGAAGCCATTGACGATGGCTGCACCATCAAAGAGAAGGTGAATAGGACCTGCTGTGCAAAAGCAGAAGGTAAACTGACTCCAAACCTTTGAAAAGCCAGGTGTGCTGGATAGCTGCAGGACAACAGACGTCTAATGACAAAGCAACACATGTCCCGGCCCAGTGCTATGTACAGCAACTCtaaaacacacattgcacagaaatattgtattgtattactctttgtcaccctcagatttctctgtgtaaaatttgagCTGTTTTCCACATAGAGATTGCcttgctacagtgcagtgccaccctatTTTGGCTcatatgtttcttttttccacctgcaagtgtacatgttttcttatcaaactggatttttccacagatttttaccacggacaacccttttgtttctgtagattcttttacatgtgcaaagTGTATACTACATACAGGACCTGAGTTCATCATctcatgtgaatgactagtgacagaccaccactcaaggtctagtggaaggggagaaaatacttccAAGTGTGGGACTCAATCCTGTGCTCTCAAATTCTCTCATTTCCTGTGCAGACACATTCACTCTAGGTCAAAACTCCACACATTAAAGGTCCAATTGTTACCGTTTACAGTACACAAAaccaaagtcagagacagagaggaaaatgaTAGACAAGAAAGATGGAGCCAAACAGATTTGcactaaaaaaaagcaaaacaaaaagccataaaataaaagacatatcaaagaaaaagaaaataggtcTTGATCAGCAAACTCCTGAATGCATGGACACAagtgcaaacacatacatacatgcataaagcACATTAGCACATTGACACACTCACCCAGGTGCCACTCTCCACAAGCACAACACTCTCTCTTAAACACATACGTGCACATTATGTGTCTgccacagatacatacacatgtgaatatatatatatattatatgtatatataaagcaCCTGCAAACATTTGCACAGCCAAACACCCACTCATGTCCCACAGCAGTAACcaaatggaaaacacacacacacacacacacacacaccaaaactcaGAATGTATTTGAACTCAATTAACCCGACTGACTGAAGTAATGAAATTGAAGACAAACGGTGGGATAACAGTGATGGGCATCTGCAACTGCTGCCAaaggggacaaaaaaaacaacaacaaaaaacagatccAGATAAATCGGGCTTGGAGTTGCATGAACAAAACTTTGAAAGCTGTAGGCTCAGTACGCGGAGTCGGTTTTATCTGACACCTTGACCCAGCGAAGAATATAGACATATCGTCATCAGCCAGCATGTCTTGAACTCAGTGGGTTGTGCATCATGATGGAAGCAACAGACTCGAGTTCTTGACTTactttgacttattcctcttgattccttggggaacatagggccgcaacaacactcctccaacgcacccggctctggctggtcctcttcagttcggcccacgtcattccggccgcccttgtctctgcctcaatgcttctccgccaggtctgcttcggacggccaactttccttttcccctgtgggttccaatcaagagcctgtcttgtgatgtttgttgcaggcttgcgtagtgtatggcctatccatccccatttccgtttcttgatttccgtctccagtggggcctgttttgtcatgttccaaagttcttcattggagacaacctctggccatctgatgttcaggatggttcttagacatctgttggtgaatgtctgaagcttgtgggtgctggtctttgtcactctccacgtctctgagccatagagtagaaccgacttcacgttggtgttaaaaatccggatcttgttgcggattgagagggctgtcgatctccagattggtcgaagggtgttgaaggcgtgtcttgctttgttgatacggctcttgatgtcttcgtccgtccccccgtctttgctgacaacactgcctaagtagacaaacttgtcaacctccttgatgttctcttggtgtagttgcactggatcttgcttcttgttgttgaccctcatgacctctgttttcccaatgttgatttggagtccagtcttctcagcttcttctgccacacgacatagtttctcctgcgcatcttgctgcctgtgggagagaagacttatgtcatctgcgaagtctaggtcctccagctgtttagacTCGAGTTCAGTTCCTGAAATGGTCAGGAATGGGGttttctccctctcacctctccctccttcttgaCCTTTGGTGAGGCAATATTTGGGGCTAATGTTGTGCAGATTGCATATACGTGTaatgtcgcactttagcatcctaaatttctGGAGCTGAATTTTGGATTCTAAAGTAAGACGGAATGAACGGTAATGTCGCATGTTTTAGCATCCAAAATTCCTGGACTACGGAGCTGAATTCAGGATCGGGATGTGGAACTAAGTGTTTTGTTTTAATGAGGAATGTTTCACCCATTACTATTTCACCATATGCTGGCCAAACTAAACTGCACCAAAACCCCGTGCCCACTTGCTAAGTGTAGATCGCAGTTACTTCATCCAGCAACATAACAGAACACAGTTACTTCATCCAGCAACATAACAGAACACAGGCACTTCGGTCAGCAAGCGCTTCAACCAACCCTGGCGACCATACTCGGAATTCAGAACATACCATGCATCAGCACAGAAGGTCGATCTGTGGCCAAATATGGGAGGACAACCTCCGAACAGGGACTGATGCtgttgatgcttttgttgtttttattacacTGACGCGCATGAGAGGTCAGGTGCTTGCatgccagtgcgcgcgcgcgcgcgcgtgtggtgtgtgtgtgtgccagtgtgtgtgcgtgtgtatgcgtgcgtgctcgtgtgtgtgtgtttgtgtcaagtcaagattttatttcttgACGATGGTAAattgaaaaagcaacaactgcttttttacacTATGATCAAGCtatccatgaaaaaaaagaagaaaaaaactgaaaaagaagaaaaaaaatataggagacagacaggcagacagacagagacagagagaagaaacgtgtgtgtgtgtgtgtgtgtggattgccgTGTGTGCCTCAActttgtgtgtatggaggggttGTGTTTGCCACTGTGTGTATGCcactgtgcggtgtgtgtgtgtgtgtgccgccgccGCCGGATGTGTGTCCGAGTGTCATCAGTGTACCAGTGCCACTGAACGCAGTTGATATTCTCTGTCGTCTTGCTAGTACTACACAGATTATTTTAAATAACTGATTTGAAAATATTGATACTTCTGCTGCTAAATATACACTACTTGTAGCTCCaaacaatggcacatgctggactatgtgattgtccggcagaggccggggacagaggtgatgtttccattacacgccgCATgaaaggagcagtctgttggtcgggcCATCGTCTGGTATGCAGCAAGacgaacatcagacttgcacgcaagctccaaccagccaggcagaaaccccctaggaagctgaacatccaccgcctccctatcaccaaggacagtgacgtgctgcagcagcaaatcaagcagctctccaagaaattcctgcacctttagagatgctgtgtacacagcagcagctgacacactcggctttgtacagaggagccacaaagactcgtttgacgagaacgactctggaatctccgagctcctgaacacactgcatatacggcatcaggatcacatttccgataaagactgccagaagaaaaagaatcagttcttgcaaaccaagcaactcagtCGTACAGAAGAGGTTGCGTGAGAtgatgaacacctggtgggagagaaagtccgaagagcttcagtccgctgctgatgctcacgacataaagaccttccatgatggtctccgagctgtgtactGGCCCgaaagtcacaggatcaacccctgtccgagccttggaccagaccaccctcctgacagacaagaacccatgtccgagccttggaccagaataccctcctgacagacaagaaagacatccttgcccgcccggcagagcacttcaacaccctcctcaacagggactcatccgaatctgacgaggcaattgcagcactcccacagctaccagtcaatgactcgctagctgcccctcccaccaaggccgagacccagaaggctcTGAAGCTGAcgacgtcaggaaaagcaccaggagcggatggaatccactgaggctgacatctacaagtatggaggcggtgtgctgacagacaagctgaccgccctgttccagtctatctgggacagaggggaggtcccccaggatttcaagcatgcttcagttgtccacatttacgaatggaagggagacaaaacatcctgcaataaccaccgtggaatctctctcctctgcatcgccggaaAGATCTTCatccgcatcatactgaacagactggttgaccatgtctccaacacagtcatccctgaagcacagtgcggcttccgctcaggcaggggaacatgtgacatggtgtttgccgtacgccagatgcaagagaagtgccgtgagcagaacaaggagctccacatggccgtctttgtagacctgactaaggccttcgacacggtgaaccgccgtggtctgtggaagatcctcctaaagttcggctctccagagagcctaatccactgagctgattgcgtcattccacgatagcatgcaggcgagagtacaggaaaatactgatatGTCGGAtacgttccctgtggtaaatggagtgaagcagggctgggTCCTGGCACCCActctgttctccattctcttctctgccatgctgattgacgccttccaagactgtgaccggggcatctacatgtTTTGCACAcggatggcaaacttttcaatttGCAACGACTCCACGCCAATTCCAGGGTGTTTGACTGGAGGCACTGTTGatagagttcctcttcgctggtgactgtgcacttgctgcacacacccatgaggacgtgcagttcattatggacaggttctcaacctcctgcaggcgctttggactcaccattagcctcagcaagaccgagtccactgatgtaccaaccagctagctcacagaacgccagtgcctcccaccccacctgtaatcaagatcgatgacacagagatcaagtcagtcaacaagttttgctacctgggcagcaccctatgcagcaacggagcccttgatgcagaactGAGTGactgacgctgcgcatcgccaaggccagctccgcctttggcagactcaacaacaggctgtggaacaacaaactcgccgggcatcaggctcagcaccaaaatcaacttgaaacctacagagctgttgtgctgacctgtgaccttgttgtactgctgtgaaacatggacgacgtatcgcggtcacattcaacaacttgagcagtttcaccagagatgcctacgaaagatcctcggcgtaAAGTGGctagacagggtctccaacctccaggtcttaGAGAGGAGCGgcttgcccagcatcgaaagcctgctgatccagtgccagatacgctggacaggacatgttgtccgcatgacagacagcaggatcccgaagatgctagtgtatggccagctgaacttgaggaaggccaccgtgaacttggaagaccctgcaagtgcttcaaggacaccttgaagacaaaccgggctcaaagcctgtgacatagacatcgcttcctgggaaactgatgcccttgaccgctctcgcgggaggacgctgtgctcttgTGACACAAAGACGTttggaaacaagagaacgctTGCCATcacggagaagcgtgagcgaaggaagcagggctcaacttctggagatgtcagttttcccttgcaacacctgtgggaagtgctgcgcatccagaatcgacctcttctcccatatgaggacacacaccgacaaataagcctgcctgccgactcatccgtcggtccgacggcaGACTCCATCAGTAGCAGTCTACTAGCGTCGTCAATCGTGTTCAAGAACACACCACCAGTTTGCCCGAGTATCATTTTGGACTGTTTTAGTAAAAAGATAAATCAAGCAAGAGTGCTGTCCCTTCTTCATGTTTATGTGCACGTGGGTGTACGTTCCATTGTGGTTTTTACCTTGTTTTCatctctctgtgacattctgcaGATACTAAAATGGAAGCCGTTGATGGAGACAACGTCCCAAGAGGAAAACCAAAATCTGGACGTGTTTGGAAACGCGTGAGGTCAACCAGGTAAGTGTCAAGCTGTACTGATTTGGATTCTGTCTTAACGTCAGTGATGAGTTATGGGGCGCCGCACAGATTTTTCCAGGTCTGTCGCTTTAACCTCGGTTTGATGTCAAAGCCGGGctttctgcaaatggttttcccgtccattctgcagtgttgccagtccatcgtttttaaaaaaaattaaattcttCTTTCCACATCTGCCATGAGGATCCATGTcacacattcattttattgataaaGGAACTACATAATTATTGAGCTTGCATACTGTAATATCCGACTGAAGTCTTTTTGGGTCTGCTACGTGTATGACACGGTTTTATGTTTAACTTAACTTTGTCACTAATGTCAGTTTGTGTTATAAACATGTCAGTCATCATAATCATGTTATGTTCTGTCCTAATACAGTAATAGTAAATAGTAATGCACTGAATTTATTTATGAGTAGTAGTTTTCCGAATACAAAGAATCTGCAATAATGTTAATAATCTGATCTGTGAACTTTTTTGGTTCTTCAGCTTCCATCATAATCATATAAAGACCATTCTTGTTTAGctttaagcaacacacacacacacacacacacacacacacacactccttgatGCTCACACTCGCCttaaacattttgacaagtctcttccattgtatctctcctctgtattggaaacatatgaaccacacagaacattaagatccagttctgaaaagctgcttaaagttccaaggactaatctgaaatgcgctggaaataggtctttcagagctcaggttccccaagtgtggaactctctaccttcatctcttaggaatacctctgatctacattcctttaagtcagatctggtgacttaccttttccgtaagcattttggttctgggcgaaacggttaaaccaaggtatgcctgttaacaagtatctttgtactggTATtgttgtagtcctgttttaacgcattgtgtgttttatgtagttttggtcttagatgtgatggcattttctCTATTTGGTTATTTTTTAATgggcgcgcgagcgtgtgtgtgtgtgtgtgtgtgtgtgcacgcgctcgcgcgtgcgtgcgtgtatgcatgcatgtgtttgtgagggtacagtgctctggttcgtgtgtgtaagtgtgtaggcatgttagtatgtccgaacagaattctatgttagaaaataagaaatatcttaatgcttatgcaattttgtttttagtgcagttgatatttaatgtcagcttgtgtgtgtctgtgtgtgagtgtgtgtgtgtgtctgtaagggagggacatctatatatatatatgtgtgtgtgtgtgtgtgtgtgtgtgttctatgaaatgcattttgttttaatctaagccttatttacttcatagcttttataatctgattcatctcttaagtgttcTTTTTCATTTATATGAACAcattggatgttttccattgtcagatagcagttgatgtgttttttaaggcatgtttatagtctactggGTGATGTAACttgtaaggcactttgagcagcgTTGGTgttggatatcgcgccatagaaaaactatgtattattattgttattattattattattattattatcatacactTTAGCACAAAATCATTAGATATTATTACTGTATGATACTTGTATTACTATTGGAAAGAGATACAGAAAAGACTAAATTAGTAAATTTTCATGTTATGCGTTATATGCATCATCTGATGGATCCATCTGTTTAGAATGGCACCAGTTGTTATTCATGACTAAATTATATATGAGGAGCCACTGACCCAATGGAAATGGGTTAGTTAATTGTGTATATTACTAGTTTTAGAGTCCCAAGTCATTGCCTCAACCTATATTCATTTTGTGAGAGAGATTCATATAATAAAATTCCACATTATGGGTTCAGATTAAATGCCCACACTGGCTTGTGTTTTGCCTTTAGGACTGAGtgcctttttaattttttatttatttatttatttattttttattacttttgTACTGGTTTTCCTCTCCAGCTCTTTGCTTTTTTGTTAAATTTATGTATCTTACAGGAAAGAACAGTCAGCCACAGGAACAACTAATATACCTAAAGTATCCATGCCTTAAACTTTTAAGtggtatttcttttatttttattgtcattattatcattatattattatgattatgattattatcattatcattagtattattatagtAGTTTAAGGAATTAAACTGGGAGGACTATTCTGCTAGTTTACTTGATGAGAAAAATAGTAAAGCAGCaaagagtgttttttttgtttttttttgtttgtttttttaatttattttttttattttatagatagACGTGAAATTGGGAGCCATGTTGATGGACCATTGATCAATGTCAATCATTGCTATCACATTTGGTGCCAGTCGCTTAGAATTGATGTAGTCATAGTGCAGACCTGTACCATAGATTAAGAATATGTATTGCAGATACTGGATCAGTGGATGGGGAGTTGAATATCACTTAAAGCCGTAAGACATTGAATGCTTAAGGAATGAACAAGTTTTGCTCAGTTGATTTTCTTCCTTGACTCTGCAGTTACCAGGGTCTTGTTCAAGCTGTTCCAGTCTCTCACAGTTCTTGAGGATTGAATGCTAGCGTTTCATGTTCTTCAGTAATTTCCACTGCAGTTCCAGGCACAGAGTGAAGTCTGCTATATCAAAGAACTTCAGACGGATGTATTGTAAGCCAAGGAAGTGAGTTGAAATCGATGTCTGGAGTTAGAACTAGAATTCAGTCACTTCAACGTATAGATCTGTGTAGGTAAGGTAACTGTGAGTCTGTGTCCATGTTTTCTTCGGAACTGaactctccacacccccatcccaacccatccATCTGTAGTCTTTTACACAGGTCTGCCAAAGCAACAGTACTTCCTGAGTAGATGAAGTGGCATTACTATTAATACTAAGCTGATCAGTCAAAAAGTACAGACTGGTGGTTttgctttattatcattattgttattattattattattgttatcgaaAATCCAGTCTGTCTGAACACATTGTAATACATGACGgaaatccttttttctttctgtgcccAGGTTTTCAGATATGACGCGAGTAAAAAGCCAGAAGACCTCCTGGGAAGTGAAGATGGAAAGGAAGGCTGAAAAGCAAGCAGCAAAGATGTTACAACAGCAGTTGAAAGATGAGAAGAAGGCTGTGCATGAGGTGAAACTTGCTGTTTTCTGAAAtcagtgtccttttttttttaatcacatttgttttcattctttattgTTTCCATTAtcataaatccttttttttttttttttgctgccccatcatctgcaccgtttcagtggcattactcccacgctgctcatttagatccccccatacatggccacacctaggttcatccgtcacagttccagcatcagcagtccacagggaactattgatattaggtcgcctggaggccacacgccagaagagaccctgcactgctgctgagtcacttcggtgatgttcagtggtgcctgttctgatttaacgtacttaggacaccacctgctaagccacatactaatgacaataatggcttagtcacggagccagactgagtgagtgaccctcccagagtggagaccactaccacgcccctcaaacaacagccccccatgaatctgcctacACTGAAGACGTtgtcaggactcaccccaagcacagaagtggaggggtatcgaaactgaggtcaccatgtaGAGaatggcatgaaaggccacagactttgagactgttttgtttatattgatgatgattgaggaggaggaggaggatgacgatgatgctgttgCGAGTGCGGACCCCTTGcataagtgacagaataatcaactagctgattgtggtcgctgccaaggaagaagaagaagaggtccattttggtttgggactgcgtgacaaggctgtactctacgcttcctgtcataatgatatcccggcgttaaccaggcccaagagatacagacacttgcagtgttggtcaggtgattagagcaacacacccacccaaagacgcatccttaaagtggatgacactcgactgtgtggtcccagtctccccatttaagcccacagcacactcaactctgggtaggagccggccttgggccaaaaaacccacctctgctgggattcgaaccggtgTCCTCCCAGTTGTCAGTTCAcggcgctaaccactttgccacggcagcTGGTTCCATAtttgatttattgtttgaaataagATGTTTAAGATAAACCTATGCCTGCTACTGGACATACATGCTACTGCTTTGTACTACAGAACCATAAGTTAATGATTTAGCATGAGTTCTTGATCTCaccagtgttttttttgtgagtgtcttttgctgtttttttggtacttttttttttttttttatatatatagatttatCATGTTGAAGCTGTATTTCTAATATCACCAAAGATGAGGAGAAACAGACTAGAGGCAGCTTACTTCAGCAGAACTGTTCATGAATGTTATGTTAGGAGGGTTTGCAACTGGATTGCATGTGTTTAAAAGTTTCTgtgtacatgaaaaaaagaaaaaaaaattgtgtattcATAGCATTTTGTTGTTTCAATGTTCAGTGTATAATTTTTCATTGCTAGTAAAATCATGTTATCACTAtcagttatgattttttttcactGATGACTCCAGTCGTACTGTTTCATGTTACAGAGCATCAAAATTAATTTGTGTAAACAAGttataaataagaaaacaaaaacaaaatgatctTAGAAATTTTGTTGGTTGCACTCAGTCTACTTTGAAATTAAagaatttttattttgtttccttgAAGTTGAATATAGCTATGAATCCTATAGTGACTGTGTTCATTTTATATATGTAATCAGCTGTATATCCTGTGGTCTGCCTCCATCAGTAGTATTATATGAACTTGTTACTGCCAACATCAACAGTGGAAAAATAAATCAGTTGGACTTTGAAGTTGATCTTGATGTCATGacaatgatatatatttttcatGATCACAGAAAATGAGACTGGTGTGGTTGttgagtgtgaatgtgttttgGTCATTTGATTTTCATTAACatatattaatctttttttttggtctcaggTTTTGCGACAAAGGCGAGAACAAAATGCAAAGAAGAGACAGGAAAATGAGAGAAAAGCAGAAGTTGTACAGCCAGTATGTATCATGTGTTTCTGTTCTGCTGTCACTGTACATTGTATTCCTTGCATTCTTTGCATAATAATTATTGCATTGCTTTaatggagaaacagaaaatgacagTAATGCAGCTTTATCTGCCAAATATATTTAAGTCAACAAAGCATGCAGTTATTGGCAGCAGTTGAAAATGATCCAGCTAATGTTTACCTCCATATCGCTGAGTATGAATATGAATTGAATCGTGATGAAGACAAATGAAATCTGAACGTAACATAAAAGGAGAGtcatttaacccctaggctgcctatatgatgagataactcgtcatggcaagcatgtacgctttgctgcaacaatgatgagataacttgtcatcgaaatattctgatttttccctggtttgcattcagttcggtGACAAAAAtggtggtagctttagcctggggaatctttctagattctattcatagctagaaacaccatcatgaggcagtcctttatttgaatgttttggttgggttactgtcccagtggttgcctggctcctctcctcgcttgctcaacaaaatgtcggactgacaccatgctcaagacatttgatcgtggcgaactaaatcaaccaaga
The DNA window shown above is from Babylonia areolata isolate BAREFJ2019XMU chromosome 29, ASM4173473v1, whole genome shotgun sequence and carries:
- the LOC143302295 gene encoding coiled-coil domain-containing protein 86-like; translation: MEAVDGDNVPRGKPKSGRVWKRVRSTRFSDMTRVKSQKTSWEVKMERKAEKQAAKMLQQQLKDEKKAVHEVLRQRREQNAKKRQENERKAEVVQPIKNPAKMKRMKKKLLRKVEKR